The Klebsiella quasivariicola region TTGTTATCGCCCTCTGTTTATGATGTCATAGCGTAATAATGATAACTATCAAGGGACGACACTATGGCGCACCCGCATTCGCACACCCCAGCTCAGGCTCCGGATAACAGCAACGCCCGCCGGCTGCTTTGGGCGTTTATCGTCACCGCCGGTTTTATGCTGATTGAAGCTATCGGCGGCGCTATCTCCGGCTCGCTGGCCCTGCTGGCGGATGCTGGCCATATGCTCACCGACTCCGCCGCCCTGCTGTTTGCGCTGCTGGCGGTTCGCTTCGCCAGCCGCCCACCAAATGCCCGCCATACCTTTGGCTGGTTGCGTTTAACCACCCTGGCGGCGTTTCTCAATGCTATTGCTCTGGTGGTGATCACCATTCTGATTGTCTGGGAGGCGATTCAGCGCTTCCAGCATCCGCAGCCGGTAGCCGGCGTGACGATGATGGTCATTGCCGTCGCCGGTCTGCTGGCCAACGTGCTGGCGTTTTGGATCCTGCATCGTGGCAGCGAAGAGCGGAATCTCAACGTGCGCGCCGCAGCGCTACACGTGCTCGGCGACCTGCTGGGCTCGGTTGGCGCGATTGTGGCGGCCGTGGTGATCCTCACCACCGGCTGGACGCCTGTCGACCCGATTCTTTCCGTGCTGGTCTCCTGCCTGGTATTACGTAGCGCCTGGCGATTACTGAAGGAAAGTCTGAATGAACTGCTGGAAGGCGCGCCGCGTTCGCTGGATGTGGCGGCCCTGCAGCGGGATATCCGTCGCTCTATCCCGGAGGTACGCGATGTTCACCACGTCCACGTCTGGCTGGTGGGGGAAAAACCGGTGATGACGCTCCATGTTCAGGTGGTCCCGCCGCACGATCATGATGCGTTACTCAACCGTATCCTGCATTTCCTGGAACATAAATATGAAATTGAGCATGCCACGGTGCAGATGGAGTACCAGCCCTGCAGCGGCCCGGAGTGCCATCTCAACACGATGCACGCCGGGCACGATCATCACCACCACCATTAGCCAGAAAACGCGTGAGAACCTCGCTCACGCGCGCTGTTTATCCACATCCGGCTGCCGTTCAGCGCAATGAACGTCAGCAAGAGGTATTCCAGCGACATGGCATAGACGCCCTGGCGGGCAAAAATCACCACGCTTATCACGTTGACAATCACCCACAGCAGCCAGTTTTCAACATACTTGCGGGTCATTAAGATCATCGCCACCACCGACAGCACCGTCATGCAGGAGTCCCAGAACGGGAAGGCATCCGGCTGCAGCACCGGCATGGAGACCTGCAGACCCAGCGCTTGCATCAGGCTGACCGCGATCCGCGTCAGGAAAGCAAAAAACGGGTTGATAAACAGGGTCAGCAAGCCGATCGCCACCACGCAGGCCGCCAGCCAGCCCAGCGCTTTGCTGCGCGGCAGCCAGCGGATCTGCAGCTCAGCCTCATGGTTGCTGCTTTGTCGCGACCAGGCATACCAGCCGTAAACGTTAGCGGCAAAGAAGAACAGCTGCAGCAGCAGGCTGGCATACAGCTGGATCTGAAAGAAGATGATGGCAAACAGCGTGACGTTGACCAGTCCAAAAGCATAGTTACTGATCTTCTCCAGGCTCGCCAGCCAGATACACAGCAGCCCGGCGATGGTCCCCACGGCCTCAATCCATGACAGATCGTACCCCCCGGCGCCGATGGGTATGTGTACTAAAATATTCTGCGTGCTAAAAAAATCCATTTTATCCCCTCAGCGTCTGCCGACGCGACAATAGGTTATCCCCGTAGTGTAGCTGCAAAATCCAGCATCCGGTTAAGCGGAATTAATGCGCCGGTCCGTAGCGCTTCGTCAACGTGAATTTCATGTTCAGCTCCGCCCTGTTCAAGCCCCTCGGCAATGGCTTTCAGGCCGTTCATCGCCATCCACGGGCAGTGCGCGCAGCTGCGGCAGGTCGCCCCTTCGCCAGCGGTAGGCGCTTCCAGCAATGTTTTTTCCGGTACCGCCTGCTGCATTTTATAGAAGATACCGCGATCGGTGGCCACGATCAGCTGGCGCTGGGGCAGGCTTTTCGCCGCCGCAATCAGCTGGCTGGTGGAGCCTACGGCATCCGCCATCTCGACAATCGCCTGCGGCGACTCGGGATGGACCAGCACGGCGGCTTCCGGGTGAAGAGCCTTCATCCGCGTCAGCGCCTGGGTTTTAAACTCATCATGCACGATGCACGCCCCCTGCCAGCACAGCACGTCTGCGCCGGTCTGACGCTGGACGTAGCGGCCAAGGTGGCGGTCCGGCGCCCAGAGGATCTTTTGACCAAGACTATCCAGATGGTCAATCAGTTCGACGGCGATGCTGGAGGTGACCACCCAGTCGGCACGAGCCTTCACCGCGGCGGAGGTGTTGGCATAGACCACCACGGTGCGATCGGGATGGGCATCGCAGAAGGCGTTGAATTCCTCAATCGGACAGCCCAGATCCAGCGAACACTCTGCGTTCAGGGTCGGCATCAGAATGGTCTTTTCCGGGCTGAGGATTTTGGCGGTTTCCCCCATAAAACGCACCCCGGCGACCAGCAGCGTGGAGGCTGAATGACGGGCGCCAAAGCGCGCCATCTCCAGCGAGTCGGCGATACAGCCGCCGGTCTCTTCCGCCAGCTGTTGAATTTCGGGATCGGTGTAGTAATGCGCCACCATCACGGCGTCGCGCTCGCGCAGCAGGCGCTTGATTTTTTCACGATAAAACTGCTTTTCGTCGACGGTCAGCGGCTGCGGTTTCGCTGGGAAGGGATAAATCGCCGTTTCAGGATCAAACATTACGCTCATCATGCAATCTCGTTTTACTGGCTTAACTCTAAGACCGTCAGTATGGCCTGTCTGCGCCTTAATACGGTCATGGTGTTTTATATGCTAAACAAGATAGCCGATTGCGAGCAAAATGTCGTGATGAATTTTGTACATGAGCACCTATTCCCCGGGGACGATGCTACGCATCTTCCCGGGCTACCGGTTCGTGCCTTATGGCGTCACGGTAAGCGGCGGCAGGGGGTCATGCTGAAGTAGGATTGTGGAGAATGACGCATAGCAAAAAGGCGCCTTTAGGGCGCCTTTTTACATTGGTGGGTCGTGCAGGATGACTCGGCTTCGCCTCGCCCTTCGGGCCGTCGCCGCAAGCGGCTCCGTTGTCTCACTACGTTCGACCCGAACCTGCGGCAGGTTCGAATCGTTGAGTTCTACGCATAGCAAAAAGGCGCCTTTAGGGCGCCTTTTTACATTGGTGGGTCGTGCAGGATTCGAACCTGCGACCAATTGATTAAAAGTCAACTGCTCTACCAACTGAGCTAACGACCCGCTCTGGTACTACCTGAATAATTTCACTCGACACCAATAGTGAAATTGGTGAGTCGTGCAGGATGACTCGGCTTTGCCTCGCCCTTGGGGCCGTTGCTGACGCAACGTTATCCTTCACGTTCAACATCTAAGTTAAATGCTGAAATTGGTGGGTCGTGCAGGATTCGAACCTGCGACCAATTGATTAAAAGTCAACTGCTCTACCAACTGAGCTAACGACCCGCTCTGGTACTACCTGAATAATTTCACTCGACACCAATAGTGAAATTGGTGAGTCGTGCAGGATGACTCGGCTTTGCCTCGCCCTTGGGGCCGTTGCTGACGCAACGTTATCCTTCACGTTCAACATCTGAGTTAAATGCTGAAATTGGTGGGTCGTGCAGGATTCGAACCTGCGACCAATTGATTAAAAGTCAACTGCTCTACCAACTGAGCTAACGACCCGAGTGGTGGGTGATGACGGGATCGAACCGCCGACCCCCTCCTTGTAAGGGAGGTGCTCTCCCAGCTGAGCTAATCACCCGAAACTGCGCTGGATACTACTGATACTGCGTCCACCGACCCCATCATTCACGTTTAACACCGACGTCCGATGTTAAAGATGGTGGGTCGTGCAGGATTCGAACCTGCGACCAATTGATTAAAAGTCAACTGCTCTACCAACTGAGCTAACGACCCGGTGGTGGGTGATGACGGGATCGAACCGCCGACCCCCTCCTTGTAAGGGAGGTGCTCTCCCAGCTGAGCTAATCACCCGATACTACGCTGGATACTGCTAAGTGGTGGGTCGTGCAGGATGACTCGGCTTCGCCTCGCCCTACGGGCCGTTGCTGACGCAACGTTATCCTTCACGTTTTACTATCGCGTTCCACCAGAACGATTGGTGGGTCGTGCAGGATTCGAACCTGCGACCAATTGATTAAAAGTCAACTGCTCTACCAACTGAGCTAACGACCCACTCTGGCATCGCTTTGGGCTTGTTTGATATCCCTTGGCAACGGCGGCATATATTACTGATTTCAGAATTCAGCGCAACTAAAATTTCGATAAAGATCACTTAACTGCTGGCGATTCAGGCGACAAGACCAGAAATAACGCGATTTCTGGTCATGCCATAATCAACCAAGAGCATTAAGACGTTTTTGCGCTTGTTTGGCACCATCGGTACCGGGGAATTTATTGATCACCTGCTGGTAAACCGCTTTCGCTTTCGCAGTATCACCTTTGTCCTGCATGATCACGCCGACTTTAAACATCGCGTCTGGCGCTTTCGGCGATTTCGGGTAGTTCTTCACTACCGAGGCGAAGTAAAACGCCGCATCGTCTTTTTTCCCCTTATTGTAGTTCAACTGTCCGAGCCAGTAGTTAGCGTTCGGCTGATAGGTTGAATCCGGGTACTTTTTAACGAAGTTCTGAAACGCCACCATCGCGTCATCCTGGCGTGAGGCATCCTTCACCAGAGCAATGGCGGCATTGTAATCGGTGTTCGCATCGCCGGTCATCGCCGGGGCGCCTGACGAGGCCGCTGGCGCTGCGCTGGCGGTAGCCGCGCTCTGATCGCCAGAAGACGACGAAGCCTGCGCACCTGATGCTGCCGCTGCGCCGCCTCCGCTGCTCAGACTATCTATCTGCAGCAAGATCTGCTTCTGGCGCTCAACGATCTGATTCAGCTGATACTGGTTTTCCTGGATCTGACCACGGAGAGAATCAATGTCAGTCTGATTATCAGAGAGTTGTTGCTGGAGTTGGGTTAAAAGCTGGCTGTGAGCATTGGAAATACGCTCGAGTTGAGTGACACGGTCTTCGACCGAGCCTGAGCCGACACTACTGATTGGCGCCTGAGCAAAAGCGGCCCAGGGGGCCGCTATGCCAACCAGTAACGACAGACTCAATAAATGATGTCTGAAGTTACTGCTCATGCAATTCTCTTAGTAAACCAGTACGGCGCGACGGTTTTTGGCATATGCCGCTTCGTCATGACCCAGTACTGCAGGTTTTTCTTTACCGTAAGAAACGATGGAGATCTGATCGGCAGAAACACCTTTGCCCTGCAGATACATCTTAACGGCGTTAGCACGACGCTCACCCAGAGCGATGTTGTATTCCGGCGTACCGCGCTCATCCGCGTGACCTTCTACAGTCACTTTGTAGGACGGGTTGCTACGCAGGAAGTTAGCGTGCGCGTCCAGCATCGCAGCGAAGTCAGAACGGATATCGTACTTGTCCAGATCGAAGTAAACGATGTTGTTCTGCTGCAGCTGCTGCATCTGCAGACGAGCTTGCTCTTCAGAAGACATGTTGCCGCCGTTACCGTTAGCGTCCATACCAGTGCCGGCACCCAGCATGCCTTCACCGCTCTGGTCGTTGCTGGCGTTCTTGTTAGAAGAACACGCCGCGATTGCCATAACCGGCAGAGCGATCATCAGCCCTTTCAGCACTTTGTTCAGTTGCATTTCTTTGATTCCTTTAATAATCAATTATTTATTATCACAGATACGGCGACCAGGCAGGTGATTTTACCTGTCCATCAGTTGCCGGAAGACGCGCTTTGAAACGCCCATCTGTAGAAACCAGATTCAGCACGGATCCCATCCCCTGAGAAGAGCTGTAGATTACCATAGTGCCGTTAGGTGCCAGACTTGGCGTTTCGTCTAAAAACGTTGATGACAGAACCTGTACACCACCCGCTTCCAGATCTTGTTTGGCAATGTGCTGCTGCCCGCCGGCCGAGCTAACCATTACCATGATTTTACCATCCGCGCTCACGTCGGCGTCCTGGTTCTGCGAACCTTCCCAGGTGATACGCTGCGGCGTGCCGCCATTGATATTGACTTTATACACCTGCGGACGACCGGCCTGGTCAGAGGTGAAGGCCAGGTTCTGGCTGTCCGGGAACCAGGTTGGTTCAGTGTTGTTGCTGCGACCGTTGGTCACCTGACGAATCTGACCCGAGCCCAGATCCATTACATACAGGTTCAGGCTACCGGTTTTCGACAGGGCGAAGGCCAGTTTAGAGCCATCCGGTGAGAACGCCGGCGCGCCGTTGTGCTGCGGGAAGGAGGCGATCTGACGCACTGCGCCGTTCGCCAGGGTCTGCACCACCAGCGCAGAACGACCGCTTTCAAAGGTCACGTAAGCCAGTTTAGCGCCGTCAGGAGACCAGGCCGGAGACATCAGCGGCTGGGAGGAGCGGTGCACCACAAACTGGTTATAACCGTCATAGTCGGAGACGCGCAGCTCGTACGGGAACTGACCGCCGTTGGTCTGCACCACGTAGGCGATACGGGTACGGAAAGCGCCTTTAATACCGGTCAGCTTTTCAAATACCGCGTCACTGGCAGTGTGCGCCGCATAGCGCAGATACTGTTTGGTGACTTTGAAAGAGCCTTGTGCCAGCGTTGTGCCCGGCGCGCCGCCGGTATCCACCAGCTGATACGCCACCTGATAAGAACCATCCGGGTTTGGCGTGACCTGACCGACGACCACGGCATCGATACCCAGCGCAGACCAGGCTGCAGGCTGCACTTCCTGGGCACTGGTCGGCTGCTGCGGCAGACGCGAGCGATCCAGCGGGTTGAATTTACCGCTGTTGCGCAGGTCAGCTGCCACGATACCGCCAACATCTTCCGGCGCAGCGCCCTGGCCGGCCCACTGGAACGGTACCACGCCGATAGGGCGCGCCGAGTCCACCCCCTGGGTGATCTCGATACGTACTTCTGCGTGCAGCACCGCCGCCCACAGCATTAAAAAACCAAATGCTACTCGTAATGCCTGCTTCATCATATCTCCCTTATCCGGGCGGAAAGCCCACGATAATTTAGCAGAATGTTAACAAACCCAAATACACAAAACTACCAAAACCCATGACCGCCCTATATTCTTTTCCCCCGCTGGCGCGAGGGAAAAAGCGCTTAAGGTTTGAAGTCCAGTGGCGCATTTTTGAACGTTTCATAAACAGCCTGCGAAGGCGGTTTAGGGAATTTGCTCATCCGACTGGTTGCCGCCAGCATTTGCTGACAGAAGGCCGGATCGCCGCCTTCCGATTTCACACTCAATAACGTTCCATCCTGAGCCAGGTTTACGCGCAACGTACATACTTTACCCTTGTACGTATCCCAGTCATAGAGATGTCCTTTAATCGCGGCCTGCACCTGCGAAATATAGCTGGCAATCTCCGCCTGAGACGCACCGCCCTGCCCCGGTTTACTTCCTTTAGCAGGTGAAGAGCCACCTGTGCTACCGCTGGTGCTACCTTTCGGCGCATTCTTACCCGAACTCAGATCGCCAAGCAGGTTGTCAACGCCGTCCGCTTCTTTCGCCGCCGCCGCTTTTTTCGCTGCCGCGGCTTTTGCTGCTGCCGCTTTGGCCGCTTTGTCGGCGGCAGCCTTCTCTGCTGCTGCCGCTTTGGCTGCCGCCGCTTTTTCAGCGGCTGCGGCTTTCTCGGCAGCGGCCTTCTCAGCGGCTGCTTTTTGTGCGGCAGCTTTCTCAGCAGCCGCTTTTTCTGCCGCTGCCTGCTTAGCCGCTTCCTGCTGGGCTTTCTTCTCCGCTTCCTGCTGGGCTTTCTTCGCTGCTGCCGCTTCCGCTTTCTTCTGTGCCTCTGCCGCGGCTTTCGCTGCTTCGGCTTCCGCCTGTTTTTTGGCATCGGCGGCGGCTTTCGCTGCGGCAGCTTCGGCCTGTTTCTTCGCGTCAGCGGCGGCTTTTGCTGCGGCCAGCTCTGCCGCTTTTGCCTGGGCGTCTGCCTTCGCTTTTGCATCAGCAGCCGCTTTAGCAGCGGCTTCCTGCGCTTCTTTGGCCTGCGCATCCGCTTTGGCTTTCGCCGCCGCGGCAGCCTTGGCAGCCGCTTCCTCAGCCTGCTTCTGCTGTTCCTTCGCTTCTTTCGCCGCTTCCTGCGCCTGCAGCCGTTCCTGTTCGAGCTGTTTCAGCCGTTCCTGTTCCGCCGCCTGTTTCTCACGTAACTCTTCTGCCTGCTGCTGCGCCTGTTTTTCACGCTGTTCAGCGGCGCGACGTGCGCTGGCCTGCTGCTGTTGCTGACGGTTATAGTTATTTACCACCGCCCCCGGATCGACCATGACGGCATCAATCGACGATCCCCCACCGCCGCCGGCAGAGGCATCCAGATGCTCGTCAAACGAACTCCAGATCAGCAGCGCGATCAGAATGATGTGCAGCGCGACTGAAATGATGATCGCTCGTTTAAGCTTGTCGTTTTGTTCGGTTGCCTTTGACACTATCGGTTCCCAAAAACTGTTCGCCTGTACCCGCGATACGCACCGACGGCGAGCGATACTCGCCACCGGACGCCGCGCGGACGCACCTACCTGAAGCGATTAAATAGGTTTGGTCATCAAGCCGACCGATTTAACCCCTGCACTATGCAACAGGTTCAGCGCTTTAATAATTTCATCGTAAGGGACGTCTTTCGCACCGCCGATCAGGAACACCGTTTTCTCATTGGCTTCAAGACGTCGCTTCGCTTCGGCAATCACCTGCTCCGGCGGCAGCTGGGACAGCGTCTCCTGCCCCACTTTCACGCTGTACTGCCCTACCCCGGAGACTTCTACAATCACCGGCGGATCGTCATTGCTTTTCACCGCTTGCGATTCCGTGGCGTCCGGCAGATCGACTTCCACGCTCTGCGTAATGATCGGCGCCGTTGCCATAAAGATCAGCAACAGCACCAGCAGGACATCCAGCAGCGGAACGATGTTGATCTCGGACTTCAGTTCGCGACGTCCGCGTCCACGTGCTCTGGCCATGGCTTACCCCTTATTGCTTTCGCTGCTGGTAAAGGCCTGACGGTGCAGAATGGCGGTGAACTCTTCCATAAAGTTGTCGTAATTCAGTTCAAGCTTGTTCACGCGCTGGTTCAGGCGGTTATACGCCATGACCGCCGGAATAGCAGCGAACAGACCGATCGCGGTGGCGATCAGCGCTTCGGCGATACCCGGCGCCACCATCTGCAGGGTGGCCTGCTTCACCGCGCCCAGGGCGATAAAGGCGTGCATGATCCCCCACACGGTACCGAACAGACCGATATACGGACTGATGGAACCCACGGTGCCGAGGAACGGAATATGGGTTTCCAGCGTTTCCAGTTCGCGGTTCATCGAAATACGCATCGCGCGCGAGGCCCCTTCGACGATCGCTTCCGGCGCATGGCTGTTGGCCCGATGCAGGCGCGCAAACTCTTTGAAACCGCTGTAGAAGATTTGTTCCGAACCGGTCAGGTTATCGCGACGCCCCTGGCTCTCCTGGTACAAACGGGACAGCTCGATCCCGGACCAGAATTTGTCCTCGAACGCTTCTGCTTCACGCGCGGCCGAGTTAAGGATACGCGTTCTCTGAATAATGATAGCCCAGGAAGCGATAGAAAAACCAATCAAAATCAACATGATAAGTTTAACCAGAAGGCTCGCCTTCAGGAACAAATCAAGGATATTCATGTCAGTCACTGCTTAAACTCCGCGACAATAGACTTGGGAAGCGCACGAGGCTTCATTAAGAGTGGATCAACGCACACAATGAGAACCTCAGCTTCGTTTAACACTGTATTCTCGGCATTGACGATTCGCTGCGTGAAAACCAAAGAGGTGCCGCGCATCGAGGTAATTTCCGTCTGGACTTCGAGCATGTCGTCGAGTCTGGCGGGGGCAAAATACTCCAGCGTCATTCTGCGAACCACGAAGGCAACGCGTTCAGCCAACAGCACCTGTTGACTAAAGTGATGGTGGCGCAGCATCTCTGTGCGTGCTCTTTCATAAAAAGCGACGTAACTGGCGTGGTAAACCACACCACCGGCGTCGGTATCTTCGTAGTAGACCCGAACCGGCCATCGAAACAGCGTTGTATTCACTTTACATCCCGGTAATGCAAAAAAAGGTTAGAGCTTTCAAACTTCGCTACTATACGCGCGGGAAAGGTGGTTTGGAATGGGGGAAAGTAAACGGGGCGTAAATTTTTATGGGCTTATGCAAGCCCATACCATTAACAGAGATCTCTTATTCAAAAGAAGAAAAAGAAGAGACCTAAAGCGAGCACGATATCAGCGATAAGCGGACAAAAAATCCCCTGCCAGTGAACGGCACGCGGACGGAAGCCCACGCCGTGAATAACACCGCTGCAAACCGCCCACATCAGCAAGAAACCATGCCAGATTTCCAGCTCGCTGGTCTTCGCCGCAAAGCGCGACGGATCCCAGAAGATGCAGCCGGCCAGCAGCAGCGCCATCAATAAGGAAAGCGCCCTTAACGGGCGCTTGTCCATTATCGCATACATATACTTTATCATTCACGTCGCCTCTTTGTTGGCTACGTCTGCTTACCCCAGTCACTTACTGGTGTAAGCTCCTGGGGATTCACAGACTTGCCGCCTCGATGCAACCCGAATGATTTCGTATATCGCATCACGACAATACTCATCAGTGTTCTTCTTTACCTGCTTTGGTGGCTTCCACGTGCTCAAGCGCCAGCGCGGTAATCACCCCAAAGGCACAGGCAAGAAGCGTTCCCAAAATCCATGCGAAGTACCACATATATAGCTCCTTACCTTAGTACAGCGAGTGGGTGTTCTTTTCGATGTCTTCGCGCGTGATGCGGCCAAACATCTTCCAGTAACACCAGCTGGTGTAGGCCAGAATAATCGGCACAAAGACAATCGCCACGTAGGTCATCAGATTCAGCGTCCGCTGGCTGGAGGTCGCGTCCCACATCGTCAGGCTGGCGTTCAGCATGGTGCTGGACGGCATGATGAACGGGAACATCGCGATACCGGCGGTCAGAATGATGCAGGCCAGGGTCAGCGAGGAGAACAGGAATGCCCAGGCGCCTTTATCCGCTTTAGTCGAGACGACGGTCAGCAGCGGCAGCACCACGCCCAGGGCAGGAACGGCCCACAGCGCTGGCATATTGTTAAAGTTCACCATCCACGCGCCGGCCTCACGCACCACTTCTTTGGTTAGCGGGTTCGACGGACCGGTATGATCCATTACCGATTTCACCACATAGCCGTCGATGCCGTAGTAGACCCACACGCCCGCCAGCGCGAAGCAGACCAGCGTCACCAGCGCCGCCACCGTGGAAACGGTGCGGGTACGCAGGTGCAGTTCGCCTACGGTACGCATCTGCAGGTAGGTGGCGCCCTGGGTCAGGATCATCGCCACGCTGACGATACCGGCCAGCAGACCAAACGGGTTCAGCAGCTGGAAGAAGTTACCGGTATAGAACAGACGCAGGTATTCATCGACGTGGAACGGCACGCCCTGCAGCAGGTTGCCGAAGGCCACGCCAATCACCAGCGGCGGCACGAAGCTACCGATGAAGATGCCCCAGTCCCACATGTTGCGCCAGCGGGTATCCTCGATCTTGGAACGGTAGTCAAAACCAACCGGACGGAAGAACAACGAGGCCAGTACCAGAATCATCGCCACATAGAAGCCGGAGAACGCCGCGGCGTAAACCATCGGCCAGGCAGCGAACAGCGCGCCGCCGGCGGTGATCAGCCACACCTGGTTACCGTCCCAGTGCGGAGCGATGGCGTTGATCATAATCCGACGCTCGGTGTCGTTACGGCCGAGGAAACGGGTGAGCATGCCCACCCCCATGTCGAACCCGTCGGCGACAGCGAAGCCAATCAGCAGAATGCCAATCAGCAGCCACCAGATAAAACGCAATACTTCATAATCGATCATTTGACGACTCCTGTCTTAGCGTGCCGACTGAATAGCCGCAGAGGACTGTTCAAAGTGATAGCGGCCGGTTTTCAGGCTGCTAGGTCCTTTGCGGGCAAACTTGAACATCAGGAACAGTTCAGCCACCAGGAACAGCGTGTACAGACCGCAGATCAGCAACATAGAGAAGATCAGATCGCCTGCGGTTAGCGACGAGTTGGCCACCGCCGTCGGCAGGACCTCACCAATCGCCCACGGCTGACGGCCATATTCGGCAACAAACCAGCCTGATTCCACGGCAATCCACGGCAGCGGCAGGCCATAGAACGCGGCGCGCAGCAGCCATTTTTTCTCGCCAATGCGGTTACGGATCACGCTCCAGAAAGAGGCGCCGATAATCAACAGCATCAGGATGCCGCACGCCACCATGATACGGAAGGCGAAGTACAGCGGCGCGACGCTCGGTATAGAGTCTTTAGTCGCTTTGGCGATCTGCTCTTCGGTAGCGTCCGCGACGTTCGGGGTATAGCGCTTGAGCAGCAGGCCATAGCCGAGGTCTTTCTTCACATTATTGAACTGATCACGCACGGCCTGGTCAGTCGAACCGGCACGCAGTTGCTCCAGCAGCGCGTACGCTTTCATCCCGTTACGGATACGCTCTTCGTGCTGAACCATCAGATCCTTCAGACCGATAACCGGCTTATCCACCGAGCGGGTGGCAATAATGCCCAGCGCGTAAGGGATCTGGATCGCGAAGTGGTTGGTTTGCGCATTCTGATCGGGAATACCAAACAGGGTAAAGGCCGCCGGCGCCGGCTGGGTTTCCCACTCTGCTTCGATAGCCGCCAGTTTGGTTTTCTGCACGTCACCCATTTCGTAACCGGATTCGTCACCCAGCACAATAACGGAGAGGATCGCCGCCATACCGAAGCTGGCTGCGATGGCAAAAGAGCGCTTGGCAAAAGCAAAATCACGGCCTTTCAGCATGTACCATGAGCTGATGGCGAGGATGAACATCGCGCCGGTGACATAGCCAGACGCCACGGTGTGAACGAATTTCACCTGGGCGACCGGGTTAAGCACCAGTTCAGAGAAGCTGACCATCTCCATACGCATGGTTTCGAAGTTGAAGTCCGATGCGATCGGGTTTTGCATCCAGCCGTTAGCGACGAGGATCCACAGTGCGGAGAGGTTGGAGCCCAGCGCCACCAGCCAGGTGACCGCCATGTGCTGAACTTTACCGAGACGATCCCAACCGAAGAAGAACAGACCTACAAAGGTGGATTCGAGGAAGAAGGCCATCAGACCTTCAATGGCCAGCGGCGCACCGAAGATATCGCCCACGTAGTGTGAGTAATACGACCAGTTAGTCCCGAACTGGAACTCCATGGTCAGACCGGTCGCCACACCCAGCGCGAAGTTGATACCAAACAACTTGCCCCAGAATTTGGTCATATCTTTATAAATCTGTTTGCCGGAAAGGACGTAGACCGTTTCCATGATGGCCAGCAGGAACGCCATACCGAGCGTTAGTGGCACAAACAGGAAGTGGTACATCGCGGTCAAGGCAAACTGTAAGCGCGACAGTTCGACTATATCTAACATCATGACTCCTTGCTCATCGCATGAAGACTCCGAAAATGAACCGA contains the following coding sequences:
- the zitB gene encoding CDF family zinc transporter ZitB; the protein is MAHPHSHTPAQAPDNSNARRLLWAFIVTAGFMLIEAIGGAISGSLALLADAGHMLTDSAALLFALLAVRFASRPPNARHTFGWLRLTTLAAFLNAIALVVITILIVWEAIQRFQHPQPVAGVTMMVIAVAGLLANVLAFWILHRGSEERNLNVRAAALHVLGDLLGSVGAIVAAVVILTTGWTPVDPILSVLVSCLVLRSAWRLLKESLNELLEGAPRSLDVAALQRDIRRSIPEVRDVHHVHVWLVGEKPVMTLHVQVVPPHDHDALLNRILHFLEHKYEIEHATVQMEYQPCSGPECHLNTMHAGHDHHHHH
- the pnuC gene encoding nicotinamide riboside transporter PnuC, encoding MDFFSTQNILVHIPIGAGGYDLSWIEAVGTIAGLLCIWLASLEKISNYAFGLVNVTLFAIIFFQIQLYASLLLQLFFFAANVYGWYAWSRQSSNHEAELQIRWLPRSKALGWLAACVVAIGLLTLFINPFFAFLTRIAVSLMQALGLQVSMPVLQPDAFPFWDSCMTVLSVVAMILMTRKYVENWLLWVIVNVISVVIFARQGVYAMSLEYLLLTFIALNGSRMWINSARERGSHAFSG
- the nadA gene encoding quinolinate synthase NadA, encoding MSVMFDPETAIYPFPAKPQPLTVDEKQFYREKIKRLLRERDAVMVAHYYTDPEIQQLAEETGGCIADSLEMARFGARHSASTLLVAGVRFMGETAKILSPEKTILMPTLNAECSLDLGCPIEEFNAFCDAHPDRTVVVYANTSAAVKARADWVVTSSIAVELIDHLDSLGQKILWAPDRHLGRYVQRQTGADVLCWQGACIVHDEFKTQALTRMKALHPEAAVLVHPESPQAIVEMADAVGSTSQLIAAAKSLPQRQLIVATDRGIFYKMQQAVPEKTLLEAPTAGEGATCRSCAHCPWMAMNGLKAIAEGLEQGGAEHEIHVDEALRTGALIPLNRMLDFAATLRG
- the cpoB gene encoding cell division protein CpoB, which produces MSSNFRHHLLSLSLLVGIAAPWAAFAQAPISSVGSGSVEDRVTQLERISNAHSQLLTQLQQQLSDNQTDIDSLRGQIQENQYQLNQIVERQKQILLQIDSLSSGGGAAAASGAQASSSSGDQSAATASAAPAASSGAPAMTGDANTDYNAAIALVKDASRQDDAMVAFQNFVKKYPDSTYQPNANYWLGQLNYNKGKKDDAAFYFASVVKNYPKSPKAPDAMFKVGVIMQDKGDTAKAKAVYQQVINKFPGTDGAKQAQKRLNALG
- the pal gene encoding peptidoglycan-associated lipoprotein Pal; the encoded protein is MQLNKVLKGLMIALPVMAIAACSSNKNASNDQSGEGMLGAGTGMDANGNGGNMSSEEQARLQMQQLQQNNIVYFDLDKYDIRSDFAAMLDAHANFLRSNPSYKVTVEGHADERGTPEYNIALGERRANAVKMYLQGKGVSADQISIVSYGKEKPAVLGHDEAAYAKNRRAVLVY
- the tolB gene encoding Tol-Pal system beta propeller repeat protein TolB, producing MKQALRVAFGFLMLWAAVLHAEVRIEITQGVDSARPIGVVPFQWAGQGAAPEDVGGIVAADLRNSGKFNPLDRSRLPQQPTSAQEVQPAAWSALGIDAVVVGQVTPNPDGSYQVAYQLVDTGGAPGTTLAQGSFKVTKQYLRYAAHTASDAVFEKLTGIKGAFRTRIAYVVQTNGGQFPYELRVSDYDGYNQFVVHRSSQPLMSPAWSPDGAKLAYVTFESGRSALVVQTLANGAVRQIASFPQHNGAPAFSPDGSKLAFALSKTGSLNLYVMDLGSGQIRQVTNGRSNNTEPTWFPDSQNLAFTSDQAGRPQVYKVNINGGTPQRITWEGSQNQDADVSADGKIMVMVSSAGGQQHIAKQDLEAGGVQVLSSTFLDETPSLAPNGTMVIYSSSQGMGSVLNLVSTDGRFKARLPATDGQVKSPAWSPYL